A genome region from Chloroflexota bacterium includes the following:
- a CDS encoding C_GCAxxG_C_C family protein: MEKSTEEIFNSVLENAKRYEMENGNCAQCVIAAVFETLGIKNDDVFRAATGFADGVGLTGDGHCGALSGGTMAISYLFGRKKEDFNKRGKMIKSLILSKKLYDGFIEKYGVCRCADIQTRLAGRFFNFYDPAETEAAIKAGLPDKCSTLTGEIARLTTKIILEEREREALKAKEGKS; the protein is encoded by the coding sequence ATGGAAAAATCAACAGAAGAGATTTTCAACAGCGTATTAGAAAACGCCAAAAGATATGAGATGGAGAACGGTAATTGCGCCCAATGTGTTATTGCTGCTGTATTTGAGACGCTAGGCATTAAAAATGATGATGTTTTCAGAGCCGCAACTGGTTTCGCTGACGGAGTCGGACTAACCGGAGACGGGCATTGCGGTGCCCTCTCTGGCGGCACTATGGCCATAAGTTATCTTTTTGGCAGAAAAAAGGAAGACTTCAATAAACGTGGGAAAATGATAAAGTCTCTCATCCTGTCCAAAAAACTATATGACGGGTTTATTGAAAAATATGGTGTCTGCCGATGCGCTGACATCCAAACAAGGCTTGCCGGCAGATTCTTTAACTTTTACGACCCGGCTGAAACGGAGGCAGCCATAAAAGCAGGACTGCCAGACAAATGCTCAACACTCACTGGGGAGATCGCCCGACTCACTACCAAAATCATACTAGAGGAAAGAGAAAGGGAAGCTCTAAAGGCTAAGGAGGGGAAATCTTAG
- a CDS encoding GNAT family N-acetyltransferase has product MRMKLKVRPMTDEDKSSIMQMLRNMPEFRPTEVDVAEEVLDSYLHDPIRSGYHVFAAEVDSSIVGYICYGPTPLTEGTWDIYWLAVAPDQQSQGIGKALLTFAEDNIKETRGRLTLIETSSKPEYETTRHFYKSQGYELACCIADFYTPGDNKLVFQKRLR; this is encoded by the coding sequence ATGAGAATGAAATTGAAAGTCAGGCCAATGACCGACGAGGACAAGTCATCCATAATGCAGATGTTAAGGAATATGCCGGAATTCAGGCCGACCGAGGTGGATGTAGCCGAAGAAGTTCTCGATAGCTATCTGCACGACCCGATTCGATCAGGATACCATGTCTTCGCAGCTGAAGTCGATTCATCAATCGTCGGCTATATTTGCTATGGGCCCACACCACTGACTGAAGGAACCTGGGATATATACTGGTTGGCAGTCGCCCCAGATCAACAAAGCCAAGGCATAGGGAAAGCCCTGCTGACTTTTGCCGAGGACAACATTAAAGAAACCAGGGGCAGGCTAACTCTCATTGAGACATCCTCCAAGCCAGAATACGAGACAACAAGGCACTTCTATAAATCACAAGGCTATGAACTGGCCTGCTGCATTGCCGACTTCTACACGCCTGGCGATAATAAACTTGTCTTCCAGAAGCGGCTGAGGTAA
- a CDS encoding ATP-grasp domain-containing protein codes for MDISSSHFNYTQCRLTKVPAVRPRIAIIYNTPNPDLYRTNVERKASLAILDGVDAAHQALTESGYHVARLPLLPPLESARDSLKGLEADLVFNLFEGFDGYPETEAAVVNFLSEQGLTYTGCSGTALSLGLDKTKAKARLAAIGVDTPKYQLLGPKTISLFHMNYPCIVKPYAEDGSNGISEESVVYDFASLEKQVAEISKHFGRRALVEEFVDGREFNITVLGTSEPRALPISEIVYSLPSEMPRILTFAAKWDPQSVYFEHTKAVCPAEIGTELREHIAQTALLAFRLLGSHGYARVDFRLDVKDQLKVIEVNPNPDISPDAGAALQAQAAGMTYNQFIEQIVQLAIERT; via the coding sequence CTGGACATATCAAGCTCTCATTTCAACTATACTCAATGCCGCCTTACAAAGGTACCCGCAGTGCGTCCGAGAATAGCAATCATCTATAATACGCCTAACCCTGACCTCTATAGAACCAATGTAGAAAGGAAAGCATCGCTCGCCATCCTCGACGGAGTGGATGCAGCACACCAAGCCCTGACTGAATCTGGATACCATGTTGCTCGCCTACCCCTGCTGCCACCACTCGAGTCAGCTAGAGACAGCCTCAAAGGATTAGAGGCAGATTTAGTCTTCAATCTCTTCGAAGGCTTTGATGGCTATCCCGAAACGGAGGCAGCCGTAGTCAATTTTCTTTCCGAGCAGGGCCTAACATACACCGGTTGCTCCGGAACTGCCTTATCTCTGGGGCTAGACAAAACAAAGGCGAAGGCACGTCTAGCAGCAATAGGGGTAGACACGCCCAAATACCAGCTGTTAGGCCCCAAGACAATATCTTTGTTTCATATGAACTACCCCTGTATCGTCAAACCGTACGCAGAGGACGGAAGCAACGGTATATCAGAGGAAAGTGTGGTATACGACTTTGCCTCACTGGAAAAGCAGGTGGCAGAGATAAGCAAGCATTTCGGGAGAAGGGCACTGGTAGAGGAGTTTGTTGATGGCCGTGAATTCAACATCACAGTCCTAGGAACCAGCGAACCCAGAGCTTTGCCCATCTCCGAGATAGTCTATTCCCTGCCATCTGAAATGCCCAGGATTCTCACCTTTGCCGCCAAATGGGATCCACAAAGTGTGTACTTCGAGCATACCAAAGCCGTTTGCCCGGCCGAAATAGGCACGGAGTTACGAGAGCACATCGCTCAGACTGCCCTCCTCGCCTTCAGATTGCTGGGTTCTCATGGTTATGCCAGGGTCGATTTTCGGCTGGATGTCAAAGACCAGCTAAAAGTTATAGAGGTAAACCCCAATCCTGATATATCACCTGACGCCGGTGCAGCACTTCAAGCTCAAGCTGCCGGAATGACATATAACCAGTTCATTGAACAGATTGTGCAACTCGCCATTGAGAGAACATAG
- a CDS encoding ATP-grasp domain-containing protein produces MKIGLAYDLKETVISTPNCPEDALEEYDSPETVEALATTLESLGHSVIKLGGGKEFITNILHNNVDFVFNISEGLGNYKSREAQVPSILEMLDIPYSGSDPQCLAICLDKSLTKRLVAAAGVRTPKWQLITDYRQLKQITCDDLPLPAFVKPAYEGSSKGIRLGSKVETTVQIAEVTTELLEHYKQPVMVEEFIAGDEVTVGMVGNSPPTVLGVMRVLPKQTHTYFIYSLEIKREWEQLVDYECPARLEPEILEEITDSSLKIFKSLGCRDFARLDFKLNPQGVPYFLEINPLAGLNSKSSDLSIMASNLGWTYQALISTILNAALQRYPQCVRE; encoded by the coding sequence ATGAAAATAGGTCTCGCATACGACCTTAAAGAGACTGTCATCTCTACCCCTAACTGTCCCGAGGATGCCCTCGAAGAGTATGACTCTCCAGAGACAGTGGAGGCTCTTGCTACTACCCTCGAGTCCTTAGGGCACTCGGTAATCAAACTGGGTGGCGGTAAAGAGTTCATTACCAATATCCTCCATAATAACGTCGACTTCGTTTTCAACATCTCTGAAGGACTGGGTAACTACAAGAGCAGAGAGGCTCAGGTGCCCTCCATTCTGGAAATGCTCGATATACCTTATTCAGGTTCAGATCCCCAGTGTCTGGCGATTTGCCTGGACAAATCCCTGACTAAACGGCTGGTGGCAGCGGCAGGTGTTCGCACTCCAAAATGGCAGCTAATCACAGATTACAGGCAATTAAAACAAATAACCTGTGACGACTTGCCACTCCCCGCCTTTGTAAAGCCAGCCTATGAAGGCTCAAGCAAGGGCATTCGCCTTGGCTCCAAGGTAGAGACTACGGTACAAATAGCCGAAGTAACAACAGAACTTCTCGAGCACTACAAGCAACCGGTGATGGTAGAGGAATTCATCGCTGGTGATGAGGTTACGGTTGGCATGGTCGGTAATTCACCACCAACAGTTCTGGGCGTAATGCGTGTTTTGCCCAAACAGACACATACCTATTTTATATACTCGCTCGAAATAAAACGGGAATGGGAGCAACTGGTAGATTATGAGTGTCCTGCCCGGCTGGAGCCAGAAATCCTGGAAGAAATTACAGATTCAAGCCTTAAGATTTTCAAGTCACTGGGCTGCCGTGATTTTGCTAGGCTAGACTTCAAACTCAACCCCCAAGGGGTGCCTTACTTTCTGGAGATAAATCCGCTGGCAGGGCTCAACTCAAAGAGCAGCGACCTGTCTATTATGGCTAGCAACCTGGGCTGGACATATCAAGCTCTCATTTCAACTATACTCAATGCCGCCTTACAAAGGTACCCGCAGTGCGTCCGAGAATAG
- a CDS encoding KamA family radical SAM protein — translation MAVTDGTAVINEYRLSVPIPEQNWNDWKWQFRNRITTVEKLSTLIPLAAKEKTQLKLVTTKYPLSVTPYYLSLINTYDPDDPIRKQAIPSFKEITLGSVGFEDPLGEKRDSVVPGLVHRYQDRILMVLTDICPMFCRHCTRKREWHNGGWVRTPSEIKAMLDYIRKHKTIRDVILSGGDPLTLSTHRLEDVISKLRQIDHVEIIRIGTRFPVVLPHRVDDELCGMLSKYGPIWLNTQFNHPREITPESAAACDRLLRAGVPVNNQSVLLRGINDNVETQTKLCNELLKIKVRPYYLFQCDEVQGTEHLRTSVETGIKIIEGMRGHTSGLAIPTFVIDLPEGGGKVPLQPNYVLTQTKEELVLRNYQGRFVWYRNPRDKTGSEPTAGAELADNLFSDSLNQTQRQLQPVRVRNENRSRIRP, via the coding sequence ATGGCCGTTACCGATGGTACGGCCGTTATTAATGAATACAGGCTCTCCGTCCCTATACCAGAGCAAAATTGGAACGATTGGAAATGGCAGTTTCGCAACCGAATTACCACTGTTGAGAAACTATCCACTCTAATTCCCCTTGCAGCTAAAGAAAAAACTCAGCTTAAACTAGTAACCACAAAATATCCTCTTTCAGTAACACCTTACTACCTCTCCCTAATTAACACATACGACCCAGATGACCCTATCCGAAAACAGGCAATACCTTCTTTCAAAGAGATAACGCTTGGCAGTGTAGGTTTTGAAGACCCTCTTGGAGAAAAAAGGGATTCCGTGGTCCCCGGACTGGTCCACCGCTATCAGGACAGGATACTGATGGTGCTCACAGATATCTGTCCAATGTTTTGTCGCCACTGCACGCGAAAAAGGGAATGGCACAATGGTGGCTGGGTACGCACTCCGAGTGAAATCAAGGCTATGCTGGACTACATCCGCAAGCACAAGACCATCAGAGACGTCATCCTCTCCGGCGGTGACCCTTTGACTCTTTCTACGCATCGATTGGAAGACGTTATCTCCAAATTGAGACAAATAGACCATGTCGAAATAATCCGCATCGGCACCCGATTCCCAGTGGTGCTGCCACATCGCGTAGATGACGAACTGTGTGGCATGCTGTCAAAGTACGGGCCAATATGGCTTAACACTCAATTCAACCACCCCCGTGAAATAACACCTGAATCAGCAGCTGCCTGTGACCGTCTCCTACGAGCCGGTGTTCCAGTGAACAACCAGTCTGTACTGCTTCGTGGCATAAATGATAACGTAGAAACACAGACGAAACTCTGTAATGAACTCCTTAAGATAAAGGTGCGCCCCTACTATCTGTTTCAATGCGACGAGGTTCAGGGAACAGAACACCTACGCACCTCTGTAGAAACCGGAATCAAAATAATAGAGGGTATGCGTGGCCATACCTCAGGTCTGGCTATCCCCACCTTCGTCATAGACCTGCCAGAAGGTGGCGGCAAAGTGCCTCTCCAGCCAAACTATGTGTTGACGCAAACAAAAGAAGAGTTGGTACTAAGAAACTATCAGGGACGCTTCGTCTGGTATCGGAACCCTAGAGATAAAACCGGCTCCGAACCAACTGCTGGAGCAGAGCTAGCTGATAATCTATTTTCCGATAGTCTCAACCAAACACAGCGTCAACTCCAGCCAGTGAGAGTCAGAAATGAAAATAGGTCTCGCATACGACCTTAA
- a CDS encoding CDP-alcohol phosphatidyltransferase family protein, giving the protein MKSKKKDKQASKEELKLALNVPNVITAVRVVMAGIIAWLLWQGEFLAAGILILIAAATDGLDGLLARRLGQSSLGGSLFDLVADEILFMPSLILAIAAGLFSRADSLMPLNPYPYAVLALAGGVAVLAGVGTYLWKRRSRNIEFPTPTGVAKVNFWFWLAPLVVAVFGIGPGWLLAALMYLAIISTVLTFYSYLKKGSYVFTD; this is encoded by the coding sequence ATGAAATCGAAGAAAAAGGATAAACAGGCATCAAAAGAGGAATTGAAATTGGCACTCAATGTACCCAATGTTATAACCGCAGTGCGCGTGGTTATGGCTGGTATCATCGCTTGGCTCTTGTGGCAAGGAGAATTCCTGGCGGCGGGCATTTTAATCCTTATTGCCGCGGCTACTGACGGACTAGATGGCTTACTAGCCCGTAGACTTGGACAATCGAGCCTGGGTGGGTCACTTTTCGACCTGGTGGCTGACGAGATATTATTTATGCCCAGCCTAATATTGGCGATAGCCGCGGGACTGTTTTCAAGGGCAGACAGCCTGATGCCCTTAAATCCCTATCCCTACGCGGTGCTTGCGCTTGCCGGAGGAGTTGCGGTGCTTGCCGGCGTAGGCACATATCTTTGGAAACGCCGGAGTCGTAACATTGAGTTTCCCACTCCCACAGGGGTAGCCAAGGTTAACTTCTGGTTTTGGCTGGCACCACTGGTGGTAGCCGTTTTTGGTATCGGCCCTGGCTGGCTGCTTGCTGCCCTGATGTATTTAGCGATTATCTCGACTGTGCTCACATTCTATTCCTATCTTAAGAAGGGCAGCTATGTCTTTACTGACTGA
- a CDS encoding cobalamin-binding protein, which yields MKERINHLLYLAVTLGLICCAACATPSPPTETKPPPSPPVEIQVPQDKPEPPPEELPQFPLTVVDDLGRKVQIAQLPQRIVSLAPSNTEILYALGLEDKLVGTTDYCDYPEAAKSKPRVASYTTPNLEKVVSVQPDLILAEAIHEKTALPAMENLGLTVIVTSAKSLDTVLNDIKLVGQVNGKSKAAERLVDSLTERIQAVVSKTATLTPEQRLRVLYVVWHDPIWTMGRETFINDLIWKAGGINVFAADFEKSRVVSLEAIIQKDPQVIIVSGMGTTGDLIYNNIKKETRLADVDAMRNNRVFKISDANLIERPGPRIADGLEEVARLLHPEIFGTSK from the coding sequence ATGAAAGAACGCATCAATCATTTATTGTACCTGGCAGTCACGCTTGGCTTGATTTGCTGTGCTGCTTGCGCCACTCCATCTCCACCTACGGAGACCAAACCACCACCCTCACCACCTGTTGAAATACAAGTACCACAGGACAAGCCTGAACCACCACCTGAAGAGTTACCACAATTCCCTTTAACTGTCGTCGATGACCTGGGCAGGAAAGTACAAATTGCGCAACTTCCCCAACGGATTGTGTCCTTGGCTCCGAGCAATACCGAGATCCTTTATGCCCTAGGGCTCGAAGACAAGCTTGTAGGTACCACCGACTACTGCGACTATCCAGAAGCAGCTAAATCCAAGCCACGAGTAGCTAGCTATACCACACCCAACCTAGAAAAAGTTGTCTCAGTCCAACCAGACCTTATTCTTGCCGAAGCGATCCACGAAAAGACGGCGCTTCCGGCTATGGAGAACCTAGGACTTACAGTCATCGTTACATCAGCCAAGTCCTTGGATACCGTGCTGAACGATATCAAGTTGGTGGGACAGGTTAATGGAAAGAGCAAAGCAGCCGAAAGGTTGGTTGACAGTTTAACCGAGAGAATACAAGCAGTGGTGTCGAAAACGGCTACGTTAACTCCGGAACAGCGCCTTAGAGTCCTCTACGTTGTGTGGCATGACCCAATCTGGACAATGGGGCGTGAAACCTTCATTAATGACCTCATCTGGAAGGCTGGAGGAATTAACGTTTTTGCCGCCGACTTCGAGAAATCACGAGTCGTCTCACTGGAGGCGATTATCCAGAAGGACCCTCAGGTCATCATAGTCAGCGGCATGGGCACAACCGGAGACCTGATATACAACAATATAAAGAAGGAAACTCGGCTGGCAGATGTAGATGCGATGCGCAACAACCGCGTGTTTAAAATAAGCGATGCTAACCTGATTGAGCGCCCCGGCCCCAGAATAGCTGATGGCCTGGAGGAGGTAGCAAGGCTGCTTCATCCCGAGATTTTCGGCACCTCGAAATAA